From one Nonomuraea polychroma genomic stretch:
- a CDS encoding IucA/IucC family C-terminal-domain containing protein, producing the protein MASTDGLLPPTGPEREAWRGAEALAVTALLNCLLREVAHPGPDPGTYTLPATGHVVWTEGDRFPTAAALRTPDGWCPLSLAGLSSLTAAELRAGTGVSNDVLPAEIAHSRDVTAVLLAARQAAAPPADPYLRSEQALVAGHRYHPAPKSRGGGGPEEWLRYSPEAYASFPLPLLGVPQEFLVAEGDTEALDGLGPPAGDGLALLPAHPWQVELLGGLRDGPLRHLDRTTAVAVPTASIRTVYLPEADLFCKFSLDVRVTNDIRRLWLRDLHRLGMVADLVDGAFDGLPEHVPRPAVLRDRGYRSAELGGDGGEALALIVRDGLREHLRPGLTALQVAGISEGFPGNPLDRLDEDRSLLWWERYLEHVVPPVLHAYLRHGVVLECHLQNVLIAVDRHGTPAQALFRDHEGVRILADRHPELPDTAVVSRSYGWERLVYCLVTNNLYEIAGALAARHPRLRPELWARARAVFAGTAKEYGDPEELRALLADAHIPAKANLLLRWTDAEGEAMRCVPVPNPLRLLTA; encoded by the coding sequence ATGGCATCCACCGACGGCCTCCTCCCGCCTACCGGGCCGGAGCGAGAGGCATGGAGAGGCGCCGAAGCCCTCGCGGTGACGGCGTTGCTCAACTGCCTGCTCCGCGAGGTGGCCCACCCTGGCCCGGACCCCGGGACGTACACGCTGCCCGCCACCGGTCACGTGGTGTGGACCGAAGGCGATCGATTCCCCACCGCCGCCGCGCTCCGCACGCCCGACGGCTGGTGTCCGCTGTCGCTGGCCGGCCTGAGCTCGCTGACCGCGGCCGAGCTGCGTGCGGGCACCGGGGTGTCCAATGACGTGCTGCCTGCCGAGATCGCCCACAGCCGGGACGTGACGGCGGTTCTGCTGGCCGCCAGGCAGGCCGCCGCGCCGCCCGCCGACCCGTACCTGCGGTCCGAGCAGGCTCTTGTGGCCGGGCATCGTTACCACCCGGCGCCCAAGAGCCGCGGCGGGGGCGGGCCGGAGGAGTGGCTGCGGTACTCGCCGGAGGCGTACGCGAGCTTTCCGCTGCCGCTGCTCGGCGTGCCCCAGGAGTTCCTGGTGGCGGAGGGGGACACGGAGGCGCTCGACGGGCTCGGCCCGCCCGCCGGCGACGGCCTGGCGCTGCTCCCGGCCCATCCCTGGCAGGTGGAGCTGCTCGGCGGGCTGCGTGACGGCCCGCTGCGGCACCTGGACAGGACCACGGCCGTCGCCGTGCCGACCGCGTCGATCCGCACGGTGTACCTGCCGGAGGCGGACCTGTTCTGCAAGTTCAGCCTGGACGTGCGGGTCACGAACGACATCCGCCGCCTGTGGCTGCGTGACCTGCACCGGCTGGGCATGGTGGCCGACCTGGTGGACGGGGCGTTCGACGGTCTGCCCGAGCACGTGCCGCGGCCCGCCGTGCTGCGCGACCGCGGTTACCGCAGCGCGGAGCTGGGCGGGGACGGCGGTGAGGCGCTGGCGCTGATCGTACGGGACGGGCTGCGCGAGCACCTGCGCCCCGGGCTGACGGCGCTGCAGGTGGCGGGGATCAGCGAGGGTTTCCCCGGCAACCCGCTCGACCGGCTGGACGAGGACCGGTCGCTGCTGTGGTGGGAGCGCTACCTGGAGCACGTGGTGCCGCCGGTCCTGCACGCGTACCTGCGCCATGGGGTCGTGCTCGAATGCCACCTGCAGAACGTGCTGATCGCGGTGGACCGGCACGGCACGCCCGCCCAGGCCCTCTTCCGCGATCACGAGGGCGTCAGGATCCTCGCGGACCGGCATCCCGAGCTCCCGGACACGGCCGTGGTGAGCCGTTCCTACGGCTGGGAGCGGCTGGTCTACTGCCTGGTGACCAACAACCTCTACGAGATCGCCGGAGCGCTCGCCGCGCGCCATCCCCGGCTGCGGCCCGAGTTGTGGGCGCGGGCGAGGGCCGTGTTCGCCGGCACGGCGAAGGAGTACGGCGATCCTGAGGAACTGCGGGCCCTGCTCGCCGATGCCCACATTCCGGCCAAAGCCAACCTGCTCCTGCGGTGGACGGACGCCGAGGGTGAGGCGATGCGGTGTGTGCCCGTGCCGAACCCGCTGCGGCTCCTTACGGCCTGA
- a CDS encoding IucA/IucC family protein, whose product MGQVESEFAAELAVVRPDLSAAYAAALPGARAAVLGRLWRSLLYEPLPGLTVRSPDGRGQAVVVTSDGRQVAGRARLPYDLGGEPALWLDGRPCTHPAELLAALGVPGSGRLVEDLANSVASLALSRASAAAPSLSAPPTPVGYEQSVVDGHPYHPCCRNRPGVSVAEQLAYMPEHRPVVALDLIAVPAEDCLVTGPWPASLTDGDRLLLPVHPWQTKHVLPDLGLLPYTTGAIPAHPLMSVRTLAPLDGGPHVKTAFTTRMTSDVRDISPGSIRDCVALSDLLTDLSARLTGGPCVARYLAGAAATAKGELSADLSAMLREPTPTIAGPATVLPVAGPATVPPVAGSATVPPVAGSATVLPVAAVTREMVRDPAEWLAAFARLALAAGLGMLALGAALEAHGQNLLIVIDEARGAHGRGLPVRLVYRDLADIRLSPARLARNGIEVPPVSARLLSDDPTVLHAKLFGSLIGTTFGSLISLFCEGDRAAESRLWAVVASAAREAFDALPGGPDVRADRDALFRPHIMVKALLLAQLEGAPPGDSWMEIPNPLNAI is encoded by the coding sequence ATGGGGCAAGTGGAGAGCGAGTTCGCGGCCGAATTGGCCGTTGTGCGCCCCGACCTGTCGGCCGCCTATGCCGCCGCGTTGCCGGGTGCCCGGGCCGCCGTCCTGGGCCGCCTGTGGCGCAGCCTCCTGTACGAACCCCTGCCCGGCCTGACCGTGCGATCGCCTGACGGGCGGGGGCAGGCCGTTGTGGTGACGTCCGATGGGCGGCAGGTGGCGGGGCGGGCACGGCTGCCGTACGACCTGGGCGGCGAACCCGCGCTGTGGCTGGACGGCCGCCCCTGCACGCACCCCGCCGAGCTGCTGGCAGCCCTCGGCGTGCCCGGCTCTGGACGGCTGGTCGAGGACCTGGCCAACAGCGTCGCCTCCTTGGCCCTGTCGCGCGCGAGCGCCGCCGCACCGTCCCTCTCCGCGCCGCCCACACCTGTGGGCTACGAGCAGAGCGTGGTCGACGGCCACCCTTACCACCCGTGCTGCCGCAACCGGCCGGGCGTCTCGGTGGCCGAGCAGCTGGCGTACATGCCGGAGCACCGTCCCGTCGTCGCTCTGGACCTGATAGCGGTGCCTGCCGAGGACTGCCTCGTCACGGGGCCGTGGCCGGCCTCGCTCACCGACGGTGACCGGCTGCTCCTGCCCGTGCACCCCTGGCAGACCAAGCATGTGCTGCCCGACCTGGGCCTGCTGCCGTACACAACGGGCGCGATCCCCGCCCACCCGCTCATGTCCGTCCGCACCCTGGCCCCGCTCGACGGCGGACCGCATGTCAAGACGGCGTTCACCACCCGGATGACCTCGGACGTCAGGGACATCTCCCCCGGCTCCATTCGCGACTGCGTGGCACTGTCCGACCTGCTCACGGACCTGTCGGCGCGGCTGACCGGCGGCCCGTGCGTGGCCCGTTACCTGGCCGGAGCCGCGGCCACGGCGAAAGGCGAGCTGAGCGCCGACCTGTCGGCCATGCTCCGCGAGCCGACACCCACCATCGCCGGGCCCGCGACCGTGCTGCCTGTCGCCGGGCCCGCGACCGTGCCGCCCGTCGCCGGGTCCGCGACCGTGCCGCCCGTCGCCGGGTCCGCGACCGTGCTGCCCGTCGCGGCAGTCACCCGCGAGATGGTGCGCGACCCGGCCGAGTGGCTGGCGGCGTTCGCCCGCCTGGCCCTGGCCGCCGGCCTGGGCATGCTGGCGCTCGGCGCGGCGCTGGAAGCACACGGCCAGAACCTGCTGATCGTGATCGACGAAGCTCGCGGAGCTCACGGCCGCGGCCTGCCCGTCCGCCTGGTCTACCGGGACCTGGCCGACATCCGGCTCAGTCCCGCCAGGCTGGCCCGCAACGGGATCGAGGTCCCGCCGGTCAGCGCCAGGCTGCTCAGCGACGACCCCACCGTCCTGCACGCCAAGCTGTTCGGCTCGCTCATCGGCACCACGTTCGGCAGCCTGATCTCGCTGTTCTGCGAGGGCGACCGGGCCGCCGAGTCACGGCTGTGGGCCGTCGTGGCGAGCGCCGCCCGGGAGGCGTTCGACGCGCTCCCCGGCGGCCCGGACGTGCGGGCCGACCGCGACGCCCTCTTCCGCCCGCACATCATGGTGAAGGCACTCCTGCTCGCCCAGCTCGAAGGCGCACCGCCAGGCGACAGCTGGATGGAGATCCCCAACCCGCTGAACGCGATCTAG
- a CDS encoding sialidase family protein produces MADHYPTSVPYRRATDGYHTYRIPAAVVTQAGTVLAFAEGRQASAGDSGHIDLVLKRSTDGGQTWGALQVIATEPRRGTAGNPAPVVLADGRIVLVFVRQGPSATEEKIRRGQVSAADGRRVFVQVSEDDGVTWSAAREITGTAKRPEWRWYATTPGHAIELRGGQHAGRVVVPANHSLPPTGQDNGTEGKYNGGHSLLSDDGGQTWRIGYVDDNPDGYVNVNETTATELPDGRVYFNTRTESTAPGTRADAYSADGGQTLEQPFRPQAGLVGPVVEGSVLWCGSPDVLLFSGPAAPDARAVMTVRASDDLGVTWRVAHTVSGLPAAYSDLVRVDGDTVGLLFETGSFGPYESIAFRRIPVAELAP; encoded by the coding sequence ATGGCGGATCATTACCCCACGTCGGTGCCGTACCGGCGGGCGACGGATGGTTACCACACGTACCGGATCCCCGCGGCGGTCGTGACGCAGGCAGGCACCGTGCTGGCGTTCGCGGAGGGACGGCAGGCCTCGGCCGGCGACTCGGGCCACATCGACCTGGTGCTCAAGCGCTCCACCGACGGCGGGCAGACCTGGGGCGCCCTGCAGGTGATCGCCACCGAACCGCGGCGTGGCACCGCGGGCAACCCCGCCCCGGTGGTGCTGGCCGACGGCCGGATCGTCCTGGTGTTCGTCCGGCAGGGCCCGTCGGCAACTGAGGAGAAGATCCGGCGCGGCCAGGTGTCCGCGGCCGATGGGCGGCGGGTGTTCGTGCAGGTCAGCGAGGACGACGGGGTCACCTGGTCGGCTGCTCGCGAGATCACCGGCACCGCGAAGCGGCCGGAGTGGCGCTGGTACGCGACCACGCCCGGCCATGCGATCGAGCTGCGGGGCGGACAGCACGCCGGACGCGTCGTCGTCCCCGCCAACCACTCTCTGCCCCCGACCGGCCAGGACAACGGCACCGAGGGCAAGTACAACGGCGGTCACTCGCTGCTCAGCGACGACGGCGGCCAGACCTGGCGCATCGGCTACGTGGACGACAACCCCGACGGTTACGTCAACGTCAACGAGACCACGGCCACCGAACTGCCCGACGGGCGTGTTTACTTCAACACGCGCACCGAATCGACCGCCCCCGGCACCAGGGCCGACGCGTACTCCGCCGACGGCGGGCAGACGCTGGAGCAGCCGTTCCGCCCGCAGGCCGGGCTGGTCGGCCCGGTGGTGGAGGGCAGCGTGTTGTGGTGTGGCTCGCCCGACGTGCTGCTGTTCTCCGGCCCGGCGGCGCCCGACGCGCGGGCGGTGATGACGGTACGCGCGAGCGACGACCTCGGCGTCACCTGGCGGGTCGCGCACACGGTGTCCGGGTTGCCCGCGGCCTACTCCGACCTGGTCAGGGTCGATGGGGACACGGTGGGCCTGCTGTTCGAGACCGGGAGTTTCGGCCCGTACGAGAGCATCGCCTTCCGCCGCATCCCGGTCGCCGAGCTGGCGCCCTAG
- a CDS encoding class F sortase, with product MRALLAVATTCVLVAAAGCAAAPAPADPAASAHDSAASSAHEGTAARAQGGDTRPVSDTAARRADVANPVRLRIPAIGVSTKVIPLRLDTEGRLVAPKQFDRVGWNKAGPEPGEQGVAVIAGHVDSTTGPAVFYRLPQLRKGDRVHVDRSDGTTVTFVVNRLARYPKNRIPDKEVYSSGRGTQLRLITCGGTFDRERRSYRDNVIVFAG from the coding sequence GTGCGCGCGTTGCTGGCGGTCGCGACGACCTGCGTGCTGGTCGCGGCGGCCGGATGTGCCGCTGCTCCGGCGCCCGCCGACCCGGCGGCCTCCGCCCACGACAGCGCGGCGTCCTCGGCTCACGAGGGGACGGCGGCTCGGGCACAAGGCGGGGACACCCGCCCCGTGTCGGACACCGCGGCCCGCCGGGCCGACGTCGCCAACCCGGTCCGGTTACGCATCCCCGCCATCGGCGTCTCCACCAAGGTGATCCCGCTGCGGCTGGACACCGAGGGCCGCCTGGTCGCCCCCAAGCAGTTCGACCGGGTGGGATGGAACAAGGCGGGACCGGAACCCGGCGAGCAAGGCGTCGCCGTGATCGCCGGCCACGTCGACTCGACCACCGGCCCGGCGGTGTTCTACCGGCTGCCCCAGCTGCGCAAGGGCGACCGCGTCCACGTCGACCGCTCCGACGGCACGACGGTCACGTTCGTGGTGAACCGCCTGGCCCGCTATCCGAAGAACCGCATCCCCGACAAGGAGGTCTACAGCTCGGGCAGGGGCACTCAGCTCCGGCTGATCACCTGCGGCGGCACGTTCGACCGCGAGCGCCGCAGCTACCGCGACAACGTGATCGTGTTCGCCGGCTGA
- a CDS encoding dihydrolipoyl dehydrogenase family protein: MADEFDVIVIGAGPAGENVVDRAVRGGLTVAVVEERLAGGECSYWACVPSKALLRPIDLAGEVSRVPGLSLGEIDVAAVLARRDEAVGRYDDSGQVRWINSVPAEFVRGHGRIDGPKRVHVTTVEGGERVLTARQAVVLATGSTAAVPPVPGLREANPWTSHEVTAATAIPERLAVVGGGVVACEMAQAMHGLGARQTTLLVRGGGLLARMEPFAGEMVADSFAEAGIEVRTHTDVARVERPEPGGKVTLHLGEEPPLEADELLVATGRKPATRDLGLASVGLKDGDYVHVDDSLRATEVPEGWLYAVGDVNGRTLLTHMGKYQARICGDVIAARARGDELPAMRDLADGYGAPQVVFTDPQVCAVGQTEESAREAGFRVRVVDYDIGSVTGAYLLGDGYRGRARAVVDEDRKVLLGVTFVGPGVAELLHSATIAVTAEVPLDRLWHAVPSFPTVSEIWLRLLETYGL, encoded by the coding sequence GTGGCTGACGAGTTCGACGTCATCGTGATCGGGGCCGGTCCCGCCGGCGAGAACGTCGTGGACAGGGCCGTACGCGGCGGCTTGACCGTGGCCGTCGTCGAAGAGCGGCTGGCCGGCGGCGAGTGCTCCTACTGGGCGTGTGTGCCGAGCAAGGCGCTGCTGCGGCCGATCGACCTGGCGGGCGAGGTGAGCCGGGTGCCCGGGCTCTCGCTCGGCGAGATCGACGTCGCGGCCGTGCTGGCCCGCCGCGACGAGGCCGTCGGGCGGTACGACGACTCCGGGCAGGTGCGGTGGATCAACAGCGTGCCCGCCGAGTTCGTACGCGGTCACGGCCGCATCGACGGCCCCAAACGGGTGCACGTGACCACGGTGGAAGGCGGCGAGCGCGTGCTGACCGCCAGGCAGGCCGTGGTGCTGGCCACCGGCAGCACAGCCGCCGTGCCACCGGTGCCGGGTCTGCGCGAGGCGAACCCGTGGACCAGCCACGAGGTGACCGCGGCCACCGCCATCCCCGAGCGCCTGGCCGTCGTCGGCGGCGGGGTGGTGGCCTGCGAGATGGCACAGGCCATGCACGGGCTCGGCGCCCGCCAGACCACCTTGCTGGTCCGCGGCGGCGGGTTGCTGGCCAGGATGGAGCCGTTCGCGGGGGAGATGGTGGCCGATTCCTTCGCGGAGGCCGGGATCGAGGTGCGCACCCATACCGACGTGGCCAGGGTCGAGCGGCCGGAACCCGGTGGCAAGGTGACGCTGCACCTGGGCGAGGAGCCGCCGCTGGAGGCTGACGAGCTGCTGGTGGCCACCGGCCGCAAGCCCGCCACCCGCGACCTGGGACTCGCCTCAGTGGGCCTCAAGGACGGCGACTACGTCCACGTGGACGACAGTCTGCGGGCGACCGAGGTCCCCGAGGGCTGGCTGTACGCGGTGGGCGACGTCAACGGGCGCACGCTGCTCACGCACATGGGCAAATACCAGGCCAGGATCTGCGGCGACGTGATCGCGGCGCGGGCGCGCGGCGACGAGTTGCCCGCGATGCGCGACCTGGCCGACGGCTACGGCGCACCGCAGGTGGTCTTCACCGACCCGCAGGTCTGTGCGGTGGGCCAGACCGAGGAGTCGGCCAGGGAGGCGGGCTTCCGCGTACGCGTGGTGGACTACGACATCGGCTCGGTCACCGGGGCGTACCTGCTGGGCGACGGCTACCGCGGCCGGGCCAGGGCCGTCGTGGACGAGGACAGGAAGGTGCTGCTCGGCGTCACGTTCGTCGGCCCGGGCGTGGCCGAGCTGCTGCACTCCGCCACGATCGCGGTCACCGCCGAGGTGCCGCTCGACCGGCTCTGGCACGCCGTGCCGTCGTTCCCGACGGTCAGCGAGATTTGGCTGCGCTTGCTGGAGACGTACGGGCTGTAG
- a CDS encoding STAS domain-containing protein, producing the protein MSKSGLRIETTRYLQCTVIRASGELDHAGRVRFSACINAVWDWSDGPVLVFDLAELDFYDSSVIGVLAMAMQRMEEEGGGRIILVRPSGHLLSVLRLTDLLSHVELRESVEETVAELMLQSGESGSPAPTRPPVVVHSGRR; encoded by the coding sequence GTGAGCAAGAGCGGCTTGCGCATCGAGACGACCCGATATCTCCAGTGCACGGTCATACGTGCCAGCGGTGAGCTCGACCACGCGGGACGCGTCCGGTTCAGTGCCTGCATCAACGCGGTGTGGGACTGGTCGGACGGTCCCGTACTCGTGTTCGACCTGGCCGAGCTGGATTTCTACGACTCCTCGGTCATCGGCGTGCTGGCGATGGCGATGCAGCGTATGGAGGAGGAGGGAGGCGGGCGGATCATCCTGGTTCGGCCCTCCGGTCACCTGCTGTCCGTGTTGCGGCTGACGGACCTGCTGTCGCACGTGGAACTCCGTGAGAGCGTCGAGGAGACCGTGGCGGAGTTGATGCTGCAGTCGGGGGAATCCGGTAGCCCCGCGCCCACCCGCCCGCCTGTCGTCGTCCACTCGGGCCGGCGCTAG
- a CDS encoding MarR family winged helix-turn-helix transcriptional regulator — protein sequence MGDAIDRILEEWRRERPDLDLSAMEVFGRLAQVVRLMMPQVDRVFTKRGLRQGEFDVLAALRRAGPPYTLIPSELSDVLMMSRAGMTNRLDRLEAAGFVQRSLDPADRRSFRVRLTDEGLRVVDEALTEHAANLARLATPLSPEDAATLAATLRKLLDGPLGNPGHREA from the coding sequence ATGGGCGACGCCATCGACAGGATTCTCGAGGAATGGCGGCGTGAGCGGCCCGATCTCGACCTGTCGGCCATGGAGGTCTTCGGGCGGCTGGCCCAGGTCGTGCGTCTGATGATGCCCCAGGTGGATCGGGTGTTCACCAAGCGCGGGCTGCGGCAGGGGGAGTTCGACGTGCTGGCCGCGCTGCGCCGGGCCGGGCCGCCGTACACGCTGATTCCGTCCGAGCTCTCGGATGTGCTGATGATGTCGCGGGCCGGCATGACCAACCGGCTGGATCGGCTGGAGGCGGCCGGGTTCGTCCAGCGCAGCCTGGACCCGGCCGACCGGCGCAGCTTCCGCGTCCGGCTCACCGACGAGGGCCTGCGGGTGGTGGACGAGGCGCTCACCGAGCACGCCGCGAACCTGGCTCGCCTGGCCACCCCGCTCAGCCCCGAGGACGCCGCCACACTGGCCGCGACACTGCGCAAGCTGCTCGACGGACCCCTGGGTAACCCGGGTCACCGCGAGGCTTAA
- a CDS encoding transglycosylase domain-containing protein has translation MGSRVSSIARLTAAATAAGVVAAAIALPAVGGTGAMFVSASEELGIKPEELKEPPLAEKTVLLDAKGNQIAQFYEEYRENVTLDQVADVMKTAIISIEDYRFYEHGAIDIEGTIRALAKNLSSGGIAQGGSSITQQYVKQVLLNSATTEKEKNAALEASYARKLRELRYAMAVEEKYTKDQILEKYLNIAYFGASAYGVEAAAKRFFGVSASELTLAQAATLAGAVQDPNATDPNLGKEQRDRLLKRRNLVLDTMAKLGKITPQEAQEAKAKKLGYKGTDIPGGCGASDYPYFCMYVRNEVLTNPVFAKTAKARSQYLNRGGLEITTTLDPKMQKAAEQAIKKHVFATDNPVASEALVQPGTGAIKAMAASRKYGNNKRKKEMSYNVVADAVHGGGTGFQAGSTFKTFTLLTALDQGMKINDGLSVGSGYRAPYYSSFKNCKGENIGDPSHTVTNDEGGGGFKSLATGTWGSVNTFFMALEQKVGLCNVIKTAQSLGIKRSDGLKLQEYSTFTLGINEMDPVTVANAYAAIGARGKYCAPMAITSIKDRYGKATEYKPKCKQALDPEVADAAADILSGVFTKGTMRGVGGIGRPAAGKTGTTDSQATAWFAGFTPDLAGAVSIGDPRGAQKYKLNYVTIGGRYYSSVFGASIPGPIWKDTMIAALKGIPPTDFTPVNTARFGGCGQSCAPVQPERDREEPQSDDDPFDVTLGLGDD, from the coding sequence ATGGGTTCCCGTGTGTCGAGTATCGCGCGCCTGACCGCGGCCGCGACAGCAGCCGGGGTGGTGGCCGCCGCCATCGCGCTGCCCGCGGTCGGAGGCACCGGAGCGATGTTCGTCTCGGCATCTGAGGAGCTGGGCATCAAACCCGAGGAGCTCAAGGAGCCCCCGCTGGCGGAGAAGACGGTGCTGCTGGACGCCAAGGGCAACCAGATCGCGCAGTTCTACGAGGAGTACCGCGAGAACGTCACGCTCGACCAGGTCGCCGACGTCATGAAGACGGCGATCATCTCCATCGAGGACTACCGCTTCTACGAGCACGGCGCGATCGACATCGAGGGCACCATCCGCGCCCTGGCCAAGAACCTCAGCTCCGGTGGCATCGCCCAGGGCGGCTCGTCCATCACCCAGCAGTACGTCAAGCAGGTGCTGCTCAACTCGGCGACCACCGAGAAGGAGAAGAACGCCGCGCTGGAGGCCAGCTACGCGCGCAAGCTCAGGGAGCTGCGGTACGCGATGGCGGTCGAGGAGAAGTACACCAAGGACCAGATCCTGGAGAAGTACCTCAACATCGCCTACTTCGGCGCGAGCGCGTACGGCGTGGAGGCGGCGGCCAAGCGGTTCTTCGGCGTGAGCGCTTCTGAGCTGACCCTGGCGCAGGCGGCGACCCTGGCCGGCGCCGTGCAGGACCCGAACGCGACGGACCCCAACCTCGGCAAGGAGCAGCGGGACCGGCTGCTGAAGCGGCGCAACCTCGTCCTCGACACGATGGCCAAGCTGGGCAAGATCACTCCGCAGGAGGCCCAGGAGGCCAAGGCCAAGAAGCTCGGCTACAAGGGCACCGACATCCCGGGCGGTTGCGGGGCCAGCGACTACCCGTACTTCTGCATGTACGTCCGCAACGAGGTGCTCACCAACCCGGTCTTCGCCAAGACGGCCAAGGCCCGGAGCCAATACCTCAACCGGGGTGGCCTGGAGATCACGACCACCCTCGATCCGAAGATGCAGAAGGCGGCCGAGCAGGCCATCAAGAAGCACGTGTTCGCCACGGACAACCCGGTCGCGTCCGAGGCGCTGGTCCAGCCGGGCACGGGCGCGATCAAGGCCATGGCCGCCAGCCGCAAGTACGGCAACAACAAGCGCAAGAAGGAGATGTCCTACAACGTCGTGGCCGACGCGGTGCACGGCGGCGGCACCGGCTTCCAGGCCGGCTCGACGTTCAAGACGTTCACGCTGCTCACCGCGCTCGATCAGGGCATGAAGATCAACGACGGACTTTCCGTCGGCAGCGGCTACCGCGCCCCCTACTATTCCTCGTTCAAGAACTGCAAGGGCGAGAACATCGGAGACCCCAGCCACACCGTCACCAACGACGAGGGCGGCGGCGGCTTCAAGTCGCTGGCCACCGGCACCTGGGGCTCGGTGAACACCTTCTTCATGGCGCTGGAGCAGAAGGTGGGCCTGTGCAACGTGATCAAGACGGCCCAGTCGCTCGGGATCAAGCGGTCCGACGGCCTGAAGCTGCAGGAATACTCCACCTTCACGCTCGGCATCAACGAGATGGATCCGGTGACCGTCGCCAACGCCTACGCGGCGATCGGCGCGCGCGGCAAATACTGCGCCCCCATGGCGATCACCTCGATCAAGGACCGCTACGGCAAGGCGACCGAGTACAAGCCGAAGTGCAAGCAGGCGCTGGATCCCGAGGTCGCGGACGCGGCGGCGGACATCCTGTCCGGCGTCTTCACCAAGGGCACGATGCGTGGCGTGGGCGGCATCGGCCGACCGGCCGCCGGCAAGACCGGCACCACGGACTCGCAGGCCACGGCCTGGTTCGCCGGGTTCACCCCGGACCTGGCAGGGGCGGTCAGCATCGGTGACCCGCGCGGCGCGCAGAAGTACAAGCTCAACTACGTCACCATCGGTGGCCGCTACTACAGCTCGGTCTTCGGCGCCTCGATCCCCGGCCCGATCTGGAAGGACACCATGATCGCCGCACTGAAGGGCATCCCACCGACGGACTTCACGCCGGTGAACACCGCCCGCTTCGGGGGCTGCGGTCAGAGCTGCGCGCCGGTGCAGCCCGAGCGCGACCGTGAGGAGCCGCAGAGCGACGACGACCCCTTTGACGTCACGCTTGGCCTAGGAGACGACTGA
- a CDS encoding LacI family DNA-binding transcriptional regulator encodes MTEQPTLAQVAAAAGVSPATASRVLTGSVRVSTSTRRQVYDAVSRMGYVRHRAPRGTAAKTMADGVTAVICDHLPRLFSEPYYARLLSAAGAVIAEHGTHLQVTTVTPTSSTLPALSGAVLIIGARERHPLAIKLSTSGVPVRNIGRPPHDLKLPYADVDNYDGGRQAAEHFLLSGRRNVAAIGGPPSLPAARDRLDGLIRTLQAAGAPDVPVAYGDFTAASGTHAMQWLLRHAPGLDAVFVASDLMAAGAIQALRRAGRKVPADVAVIGFDDAPVAKHTVPALTTIRQPVEELATVATRLLLTGAAGIDPVLPTELVVRESA; translated from the coding sequence ATGACCGAGCAGCCCACACTGGCACAGGTGGCGGCCGCTGCAGGGGTTTCCCCCGCGACCGCATCCCGAGTTCTCACAGGCTCGGTGCGGGTCAGTACCTCGACCCGCCGCCAAGTCTACGACGCCGTCTCCCGAATGGGGTACGTCCGGCACCGGGCGCCCAGGGGAACGGCAGCCAAGACCATGGCCGACGGCGTCACGGCCGTGATCTGTGACCATCTGCCCCGACTGTTCTCCGAACCGTACTACGCCAGGCTCCTGTCCGCCGCGGGCGCCGTGATCGCCGAACACGGCACCCATCTCCAGGTCACGACCGTCACCCCCACGTCGTCGACCCTGCCCGCGTTATCCGGCGCGGTGCTCATCATCGGCGCCAGGGAACGCCATCCCCTGGCGATCAAACTGTCCACGTCGGGCGTCCCGGTACGCAACATCGGCCGCCCGCCCCACGACCTCAAGCTCCCGTACGCCGACGTCGACAACTACGACGGAGGCCGGCAGGCGGCCGAGCACTTTCTGCTCAGCGGCCGCAGGAACGTGGCCGCCATCGGCGGTCCGCCGTCCCTGCCCGCGGCCCGCGACCGGCTGGACGGGCTGATCCGCACCCTGCAGGCGGCCGGCGCGCCGGACGTGCCGGTGGCCTACGGCGACTTCACCGCCGCCTCGGGCACCCATGCCATGCAGTGGCTGCTGCGTCACGCCCCAGGGCTGGACGCCGTCTTCGTCGCCTCGGACCTGATGGCGGCGGGCGCGATCCAGGCGCTGCGCAGGGCGGGGCGCAAGGTGCCCGCGGACGTCGCGGTGATCGGGTTCGACGACGCCCCGGTCGCCAAGCACACCGTCCCCGCTCTGACCACGATCCGCCAGCCCGTCGAGGAGCTCGCCACGGTCGCCACCCGGCTGCTCCTGACGGGAGCCGCGGGCATCGACCCTGTCCTCCCCACGGAACTGGTCGTCCGTGAGTCGGCTTGA